One region of Rhizoctonia solani chromosome 9, complete sequence genomic DNA includes:
- a CDS encoding Retrotransposable element Tf2 protein, producing MIVDLPKDGGYDSILVIVDSFTKYIILVECSKKIKALELADLLLQHIWKKYGMPEKTILDCGRVFNNKFLGALYQCLGIDPHYSSAYHPQSNGQTEHVNPYVKHFLRAYSGINQKDWVKWLPMAEFAYNNAVHSATGKTLFKALHGWEPTLTPSNIPTDVNPRSKMVAGEEGQPLEFQVGEEAWLDAKNLKLKTSSPKLTEQRIGPFKVTEKISNCTYQLELPPTMQVHDVFYVGLLSKVKRDNKCTFENCPPPVTIDGEEEYKVEGITDMEERDGKLFFRVKWKGYGPEENTWEPQENLKNAGKVLKKYKEEMRQKALGTAKALRGGAVL from the exons atgattgttgACTTGCCCAAGGATGGTGGTTATGACTCCATACTAGTCATTgtagacagcttcaccaagtacatAATCTTGGTGGAATGTTCTAAAAAAATAAAGGCACTGGAACTGGCTGACCTACTCTTGCAACACATATGGAAAAAGtacggcatgcctgaaaaGACAATATTGGACTGTGGAAGAGTGTTCAATAATAAATTCCTTGGGGCACTGTACCAATGCCTGGGGATAGACCCCCATTACTCATCTgcctaccacccccagagcaatgGGCAGACAGAACATGTCAACCCATATGTCAAACACTTCCTAAGAGCTTACTCTGGCATCAACCAAaaggactgggtcaaatggctTCCCATGGCTgagtttgcctacaacaatgcagtACACAGTGCCACTGGCAAAACCCTGTTCAAGGCATTACATGGGTGGGAACCTACACTAACACCAAGCAACATACCCACAGATGT CAATCCAAGGTCCAAAATGGTAGCTGGAGAAGAAGGACAACCATTGGAATTCCAAGttggagaagaggcctgGTTGGATGCCAAGAACCTTAAATTGAAAACATCAAGTCCCAAACTTACAGAACAAAGGATTGGACCCTTTAAGGTTactgaaaaaatctccaactgCACTTACCAACTGGAACTACCACCAACCATGCAAGTACAtgatgtcttctatgtgggttTATTatctaaggtcaaaagggataaCAAATGCACCTTTGAGAATTgccccccaccagtcaccatagatggggaagaagaatacaaagtagaaggcatcacggacatggaagaaagggatggaAAACTGTTCTtcagggtcaaatggaaggggtatggaccagaagaaaacacatgggagccccaggaaaacctcaaaaatgcaGGAAAAGTTTTGAAGAAGTACAAGGAGGAAATGAGacagaaggcccttggcactgccaaggcccttagagggggggcagtgttgtag